A single region of the Arthrobacter sp. zg-Y820 genome encodes:
- a CDS encoding amino acid ABC transporter permease, whose product MALVIALGVFIIDAAQREEYGWSEVGKYLFDKRISEAALATLQLTVYSMAAAILLGLVLAIMRLSPNPVVRNIAWLYLWIFRGTPVYVQLVFWGIVALIYPVFTIGIPFMDPWVTFDNGVFTNLFVTAVIGLALNEAAYMSEIVRAGLLSVDEGQEEASTALALSWGQTMRFVVIPQAMKVIIPPTGNEVISMLKTTSLVAAIPLSVDLYGVSRGISAVTFTPVPLLIVASIWYLLFTSVLMVGQHFIEKRYSRGSGRRAEKTADRGSSPTHPQVPEGPADARAAAILETPTGKGTGGKG is encoded by the coding sequence GTGGCACTTGTCATCGCGCTCGGCGTGTTCATCATCGATGCAGCTCAACGTGAGGAGTACGGCTGGTCCGAGGTCGGCAAATACCTCTTCGACAAACGCATCAGCGAGGCAGCCCTGGCCACCCTGCAACTTACCGTTTACTCGATGGCGGCAGCCATTCTGCTGGGCCTGGTGCTGGCAATCATGCGCCTTTCCCCAAACCCCGTGGTCAGGAATATTGCCTGGCTCTATCTGTGGATCTTCCGCGGCACGCCTGTTTATGTGCAGCTCGTGTTTTGGGGAATTGTCGCCCTGATCTATCCGGTGTTCACCATCGGCATTCCCTTCATGGATCCTTGGGTCACCTTTGACAACGGAGTCTTCACTAACCTGTTCGTGACGGCTGTTATCGGGCTGGCGCTGAACGAAGCGGCGTACATGTCCGAGATTGTGCGCGCAGGTCTGCTCTCGGTGGATGAAGGCCAGGAGGAAGCGTCAACCGCCCTGGCATTGTCCTGGGGGCAAACAATGCGCTTTGTCGTGATTCCTCAAGCGATGAAGGTCATCATCCCGCCCACGGGCAACGAAGTCATCTCGATGCTGAAGACCACCTCCCTTGTCGCGGCGATCCCACTCAGTGTTGACCTCTACGGGGTGTCGCGGGGCATTTCCGCGGTGACCTTCACTCCAGTCCCGCTGCTCATCGTCGCTTCAATCTGGTATCTCCTGTTCACCTCGGTGCTGATGGTGGGGCAGCACTTTATTGAGAAGCGTTACTCCCGCGGGAGCGGACGCCGTGCAGAAAAAACAGCGGACCGGGGATCCTCCCCCACTCATCCTCAGGTTCCGGAAGGCCCGGCTGACGCCAGGGCTGCCGCTATCCTCGAAACGCCCACCGGCAAGGGAACAGGAGGCAAGGGATGA
- a CDS encoding amino acid ABC transporter ATP-binding protein, whose product MTGTPMVHADRVSKSYGTNTVLRSMSLTVNTGEVLCIVGPSGSGKSTFLRCINHLERVDAGRLTVEGTLVGYRQKGDKLYELRPAEASFQRREIGMVFQRFNLFPHLTAVENVALAPMRVKRRSRADATNQAMELLTRVGLGDKADYYPAHLSGGQQQRVAIARALAMEPKLMLFDEPTSALDPELVGEVLDVMKELASTGMTMIVVTHEMGFAREVADSLVFMDGGVVIESGDPKQVLTAPRHERTKAFLSKVL is encoded by the coding sequence ATGACCGGCACCCCAATGGTCCACGCCGATCGCGTGTCCAAGAGCTACGGCACCAACACCGTGTTGCGCAGCATGAGCCTTACCGTGAACACGGGAGAGGTCCTGTGCATTGTGGGGCCCAGCGGCTCCGGGAAATCCACCTTCCTGCGCTGCATCAACCACCTTGAACGGGTTGACGCAGGCCGGCTCACCGTAGAAGGAACACTCGTCGGGTACCGACAGAAAGGCGACAAGCTCTACGAGCTTCGACCTGCGGAAGCCTCGTTCCAACGCCGGGAAATCGGCATGGTCTTCCAGCGTTTCAACCTTTTCCCGCATCTCACGGCCGTTGAGAATGTTGCTTTGGCACCCATGCGCGTGAAGCGCAGGTCCCGGGCCGATGCAACAAACCAGGCCATGGAATTGCTGACCCGCGTCGGACTTGGCGACAAGGCCGACTATTATCCGGCGCATCTCTCGGGCGGCCAGCAGCAACGCGTGGCCATCGCCAGGGCACTCGCCATGGAACCCAAACTCATGTTGTTCGATGAGCCGACCAGCGCCCTCGATCCAGAACTCGTCGGAGAAGTCCTGGATGTCATGAAGGAGCTCGCATCGACCGGGATGACCATGATCGTTGTGACGCATGAGATGGGATTTGCGCGTGAGGTCGCGGATTCATTGGTCTTCATGGACGGCGGCGTCGTCATTGAGTCCGGAGATCCGAAACAGGTCCTGACAGCACCTCGACACGAACGGACCAAGGCGTTTCTTTCGAAGGTTCTGTAA
- a CDS encoding four-helix bundle copper-binding protein, whose protein sequence is MSLIEDVLSERPDGAGTDLLAVSTCVIACFDCVQVCTACADACLSEDMLGDMVECIRKDLNCADICAATGTVVARTGTRYSGYDGSTTALLRACAAACRQCAEECAQHAAEHGHCRICAETCRRCAAMCEELLAVMAR, encoded by the coding sequence ATGTCCCTCATCGAAGATGTGCTCAGTGAACGGCCCGACGGCGCGGGAACAGATCTGCTGGCCGTCTCCACCTGCGTCATCGCCTGCTTCGACTGCGTGCAGGTCTGTACCGCCTGCGCCGATGCCTGCCTCAGCGAAGACATGCTCGGCGACATGGTCGAATGCATCCGCAAGGACCTGAACTGCGCCGATATCTGCGCAGCCACCGGGACCGTGGTGGCCCGCACCGGAACCCGGTATTCGGGCTACGACGGCAGCACCACGGCACTGCTGCGTGCCTGCGCAGCCGCCTGCCGCCAATGCGCCGAAGAGTGTGCCCAGCATGCCGCCGAACACGGGCACTGCCGGATTTGCGCCGAAACCTGCCGCCGCTGCGCCGCCATGTGCGAGGAACTGCTGGCCGTGATGGCCCGGTAA
- a CDS encoding DinB family protein — MEQSDLLIDAFGRLPQAVRRAVHGLDAAALNHRPYPAGNSISWLVWHLARSEDAQVAPLAGHEQAWTAEDWYGRVGLPLAVDDTGYGHDSDQVAAVQVPSADVLLAYYEAVHSRTAAFVSGVTGGDLDSVVDTAWDPPVTLGVRLVSILGDGLEHVGQAAYLRGMILASRA; from the coding sequence ATGGAACAGAGCGACCTTCTCATCGACGCCTTCGGGCGTCTGCCCCAGGCCGTGCGCCGGGCGGTGCACGGGCTGGATGCCGCAGCGCTGAACCACCGGCCGTATCCGGCAGGCAACTCCATCTCCTGGCTGGTCTGGCATCTGGCCCGGAGCGAGGACGCGCAGGTCGCTCCGCTGGCGGGGCACGAACAGGCGTGGACGGCGGAGGACTGGTACGGCCGGGTCGGGCTGCCTCTGGCGGTGGACGACACCGGGTACGGGCATGATTCCGACCAGGTGGCTGCCGTTCAGGTGCCGTCGGCCGACGTGCTGCTCGCGTACTACGAGGCGGTGCACTCCCGCACCGCAGCCTTCGTCTCCGGCGTGACCGGCGGGGATCTGGACTCCGTGGTGGACACGGCCTGGGATCCGCCGGTCACTCTGGGCGTGCGGCTGGTCAGCATCCTGGGGGACGGGCTGGAACACGTGGGCCAGGCCGCCTATCTGCGCGGCATGATTCTGGCTTCCCGCGCGTAA
- a CDS encoding heavy metal translocating P-type ATPase — MRLSVIRRYPAVAATIVVGLAVFALLGTGLPTAAARLASGYALLVAAVTGARMVRDLLRGHWGLDVLAVLAILATVAVGEYAAALIIVLMLSGGEALEDFAARRARSELDALLERAPQAAHRLPPDSETPRDIPAASVVVGDVLLVKPAELVPVDGILLSAEAAFDESSLTGESLPVTRAAGETVMSGSVNGPQAVRIRATATTADSQYQRIVALVREAAASKAPVVRLADRFAVPFTAVSLLIAGGAWLLSGDPVRFAEVLVLATPCPLLIAAPVAFLGGMSRSARNGIIVKGGATLQQLARARSIAFDKTGTLSYGRPHLVAVSPEPPFTAGEVLRLAASAEQYSSHVLAAAVQAAALEKGLVLSPATSAAEVATNGVQAQVAGRTVLVGKRRFVAAAVRNGLPGGLPGGVAGGISGTGAGPAAGQGSLAAAGHGAAGELLVYVGVDGRFAGTLTLRDTPRDNARATLERLARLGLGQPVMLTGDGRASAESTAAALGIRTVHAELLPEDKVRLVAALPLRPAIMVGDGVNDAPVLAAADVGIAMGARGSTAAGESADAVIVADDISKVADAVDIGRRTLRVALESIWLGILLSVGLMLTAAFGFIPAVAGALTQELVDLAAILNALRTLGSGTGYVPASSVPDPAEEVRGVPPGSAQH, encoded by the coding sequence ATGAGACTCTCCGTGATCCGGAGGTATCCGGCGGTGGCAGCGACCATCGTCGTCGGGCTGGCCGTCTTCGCACTGCTGGGAACCGGCCTGCCGACAGCCGCCGCACGGCTCGCCTCCGGCTATGCATTGCTGGTTGCCGCCGTGACCGGCGCCCGAATGGTCCGCGACCTCCTCCGCGGCCACTGGGGACTGGATGTCCTGGCCGTGCTTGCCATCCTGGCCACGGTGGCGGTGGGCGAATACGCTGCCGCCCTGATCATTGTCCTGATGCTCTCCGGCGGTGAGGCGCTGGAGGACTTTGCCGCGCGGCGGGCGCGCAGCGAACTTGATGCACTGTTGGAACGGGCGCCGCAGGCGGCCCACCGGCTGCCGCCGGACAGCGAAACACCGAGGGACATCCCGGCTGCCAGCGTCGTTGTCGGCGACGTGCTGCTGGTCAAGCCGGCCGAGCTGGTTCCCGTGGACGGCATTCTGCTCAGTGCGGAGGCCGCCTTTGACGAATCATCGCTGACCGGTGAATCGCTGCCGGTCACCCGCGCCGCCGGCGAGACGGTGATGAGCGGTTCCGTAAACGGCCCGCAGGCGGTTCGAATCCGGGCCACGGCGACGACGGCGGACAGCCAGTACCAGCGGATCGTCGCCTTGGTCCGCGAAGCCGCTGCGTCGAAGGCTCCCGTGGTGCGCCTGGCCGACCGGTTCGCGGTGCCGTTTACCGCGGTTTCGCTGCTCATTGCCGGCGGTGCCTGGCTCCTCAGCGGAGATCCGGTGCGCTTCGCCGAGGTCCTGGTGCTGGCTACTCCCTGCCCGCTGCTGATCGCCGCCCCCGTTGCCTTCCTGGGCGGCATGAGCCGCTCGGCGCGCAACGGCATCATCGTCAAGGGCGGAGCCACCCTGCAGCAGCTGGCCCGGGCCCGCAGCATTGCCTTCGATAAGACCGGCACCCTGTCTTACGGCCGGCCGCACCTCGTGGCGGTTTCCCCCGAACCTCCGTTTACCGCCGGTGAGGTGCTGCGGCTGGCCGCTTCGGCCGAGCAGTATTCCTCCCACGTGCTCGCCGCCGCCGTGCAGGCTGCGGCGCTCGAGAAGGGACTGGTCCTGAGCCCGGCAACATCGGCCGCCGAGGTCGCCACCAACGGAGTGCAGGCACAAGTGGCGGGCCGCACCGTCCTGGTCGGCAAGCGCCGTTTCGTGGCAGCAGCGGTCCGGAACGGGCTTCCCGGCGGGCTCCCCGGCGGTGTTGCGGGCGGAATTTCGGGGACGGGAGCCGGTCCTGCCGCTGGACAGGGCTCCCTTGCTGCCGCCGGGCACGGAGCCGCCGGAGAGCTTCTGGTTTACGTCGGCGTGGACGGCCGTTTCGCCGGCACCCTGACCCTGCGCGACACCCCGCGGGACAACGCCCGCGCCACTCTGGAGCGTCTGGCCCGGCTCGGGCTGGGGCAGCCGGTGATGCTCACCGGCGACGGGCGGGCCTCGGCGGAAAGCACCGCTGCCGCGCTGGGCATTCGGACCGTCCATGCGGAATTGCTGCCGGAGGACAAGGTGCGTCTGGTCGCCGCCCTGCCGCTCCGGCCGGCGATCATGGTGGGCGACGGCGTGAACGACGCCCCGGTGCTGGCAGCGGCCGACGTCGGCATTGCGATGGGTGCCCGCGGATCCACTGCGGCCGGAGAATCCGCTGACGCCGTGATTGTCGCTGACGACATTTCCAAGGTGGCCGACGCCGTCGACATCGGACGGAGGACCCTGCGGGTGGCGCTGGAGAGCATCTGGCTGGGTATCCTGCTCAGCGTCGGACTGATGCTCACCGCGGCCTTCGGGTTCATCCCCGCCGTTGCCGGGGCCCTGACCCAGGAGCTGGTCGACCTGGCCGCGATCCTGAACGCACTGCGGACCCTCGGCAGCGGAACAGGTTACGTTCCCGCTTCATCCGTTCCGGACCCGGCTGAAGAAGTCCGCGGAGTGCCGCCCGGCAGCGCTCAGCACTAA
- the corA gene encoding magnesium/cobalt transporter CorA: MTLIDNGVYVDGKRQHTPDNLDETFELTRSSGGMAWIGLYRPDDIELLAVAEEFGLNVLTVEDALAGHQRAKLEHYDDTLFAVLRPARYLDDVERVEFGELHVFVGPNFVVTVRHAESPDLGRVRKRLEQEPDLLALGPHAVLYAVLDQVVDEYAPVAAGLENDIDEIEDQLFGGDAEVSRRIYELSREVIQFQRALSPLEGVVGSLQRHAEEYGVPAELKDNLGDVLDHILRLIDRVNAYRALLENALNLASTLASNRLAETSIEQNEQVKRISSWAAILFAPTLVGTVYGMNFEDMPELGWTWGYPMAVAAMAVMGFVLYLTFKRNKWL; the protein is encoded by the coding sequence ATGACCTTGATCGACAACGGCGTGTATGTGGACGGCAAACGGCAACACACACCCGACAACCTCGATGAGACTTTCGAACTGACCCGGTCCTCCGGCGGCATGGCGTGGATTGGCCTGTACCGGCCGGACGACATCGAGCTCCTGGCCGTCGCCGAGGAGTTTGGCCTGAACGTGCTGACCGTTGAGGATGCCCTCGCCGGGCATCAGCGGGCCAAGCTGGAACACTACGACGACACGCTGTTCGCGGTCCTGCGGCCGGCACGCTACCTTGACGACGTCGAACGCGTGGAGTTCGGCGAGCTGCACGTTTTTGTGGGCCCCAACTTCGTCGTCACCGTCCGGCACGCCGAATCTCCGGATCTGGGCCGGGTCCGCAAGCGCCTGGAACAGGAACCGGACCTGCTGGCCCTCGGCCCGCACGCCGTACTTTATGCGGTGCTGGACCAGGTCGTGGATGAATACGCGCCGGTGGCGGCCGGGCTGGAAAACGACATCGATGAGATTGAGGACCAGCTCTTTGGCGGCGACGCCGAGGTGTCGCGCCGCATCTACGAACTCTCCCGCGAAGTCATCCAGTTCCAGCGTGCGCTCTCTCCGCTGGAGGGCGTGGTGGGCAGCCTGCAGCGGCACGCGGAAGAGTACGGGGTTCCGGCAGAGCTCAAGGACAACCTCGGCGACGTCCTGGACCACATCCTGCGGCTGATTGACCGGGTCAACGCCTACCGGGCCCTGCTGGAGAATGCCCTGAATCTGGCCTCCACGCTGGCCTCGAACCGGCTGGCCGAAACCAGTATTGAGCAGAACGAGCAGGTCAAGCGCATCTCCTCGTGGGCTGCCATCCTCTTTGCTCCCACCCTGGTGGGCACCGTTTACGGGATGAACTTCGAGGACATGCCCGAATTGGGCTGGACCTGGGGCTATCCGATGGCTGTGGCGGCGATGGCGGTTATGGGCTTCGTCCTCTACCTGACCTTCAAGCGGAACAAATGGCTGTGA
- a CDS encoding glycosyltransferase family 2 protein, producing the protein MARTKAGMPKTAVPQLAGAQYILPLKWSDDAGLESLCAYLNQLVQWIPVLVVDGSPAALFAAHEQAFPSAVRHCRPRSMGYGNGKVEGVLTGVQLSAREYLVLADDDVRYTRTGLERAVALLADADVVRPQNYFPAPLPWHARWDTARTLINRAFRSDYPGTLAVRRSTLLDAGGYSGDVLFENLELLRTIRAAGGREVRADDLFVSRVPCSVPHFRRQRVRQAYDDFAQPARLAAEAALLPVILLSLRQPARLAMLAAASILVAEAGRRRAEGTRVFMADAAFWAPLWVLERAVGVWLAAGWRIRGGIPYAGIRLRTAGHSVRRLRRAGTAHVSIFSGEGVGEDARKRMRVVTAICSA; encoded by the coding sequence GTGGCCCGAACCAAGGCGGGAATGCCGAAGACCGCAGTACCTCAACTTGCTGGAGCCCAGTACATTCTGCCGCTCAAATGGAGCGACGACGCTGGACTCGAATCCCTGTGTGCGTATCTGAACCAGCTGGTCCAGTGGATTCCGGTCCTCGTGGTGGACGGGTCGCCCGCCGCCCTGTTTGCTGCACATGAGCAGGCCTTTCCCTCCGCAGTGCGCCACTGCAGGCCCCGCAGCATGGGCTATGGCAACGGAAAGGTGGAGGGCGTGCTGACCGGCGTGCAGCTCAGCGCGCGCGAGTACCTCGTCCTTGCCGACGACGACGTGCGGTATACGCGAACCGGCTTGGAGCGGGCGGTGGCGCTGCTCGCCGACGCCGACGTCGTCCGCCCGCAAAACTACTTTCCGGCCCCGCTGCCCTGGCACGCCCGGTGGGACACGGCCAGAACCCTGATAAACCGGGCGTTCCGCTCGGACTACCCCGGAACGCTGGCGGTCCGGCGGTCAACGCTGCTGGACGCCGGCGGTTACAGCGGCGATGTGCTGTTCGAAAACCTTGAGCTGCTGCGGACCATCCGGGCGGCAGGAGGACGCGAAGTGCGGGCCGATGACCTCTTCGTGTCCCGGGTGCCGTGTTCGGTGCCGCATTTTCGCCGGCAGCGGGTGCGGCAGGCATATGACGATTTCGCCCAGCCCGCTCGCCTGGCCGCGGAAGCGGCTCTGCTGCCGGTGATTCTGCTGTCCCTGCGGCAGCCGGCACGGCTGGCCATGCTCGCTGCGGCCAGCATCCTCGTGGCTGAAGCAGGCCGCCGGCGTGCGGAGGGAACCCGGGTGTTCATGGCGGATGCCGCGTTCTGGGCACCGCTGTGGGTGCTCGAACGCGCGGTGGGCGTGTGGCTTGCGGCGGGATGGCGGATTCGGGGCGGCATTCCCTATGCGGGGATCCGGCTTCGGACGGCCGGGCATTCCGTGCGCCGGCTTCGCCGGGCCGGGACCGCCCACGTATCGATCTTCTCGGGGGAGGGCGTGGGGGAAGATGCGCGGAAACGGATGCGCGTTGTCACAGCCATTTGTTCCGCTTGA
- a CDS encoding manganese catalase family protein, which produces MFFHKQELQFKSTPDKPDAVYARKLQEVLGGQYGEITVAMQYGFQAWNSHIPGKYRDLLYGIGAEEMGHVEMLAIMIAQLLEKAPLGVTEDAVQNDPTVAAVIGGMDVQHAIVAGAGARPVDSNGNPWTGGYITASGNLLADFTANANAEMQGRLAVARLYHMTDDHGVRDMLSFLLARDTMHQNQWMAAAKELQAEGAESLPVPSNFPIKKEERSVSYQYLNFSDGKAAAEGSWASGPTPDGLGEFSYHDGPTTSAPMPPPTRVDARYYGTTDLPNIVEKIAGSVQDKLHRE; this is translated from the coding sequence TTGTTCTTTCACAAGCAGGAGCTGCAGTTCAAGTCCACGCCGGACAAGCCTGACGCTGTTTACGCTCGCAAGCTTCAGGAGGTTCTGGGCGGCCAGTACGGTGAGATCACCGTGGCCATGCAGTACGGCTTCCAGGCCTGGAACTCCCACATCCCCGGCAAATACCGTGATCTGCTGTACGGGATCGGCGCCGAGGAAATGGGCCACGTGGAGATGCTGGCCATCATGATTGCCCAGCTGCTGGAAAAGGCGCCACTGGGAGTGACCGAGGATGCCGTGCAGAACGATCCCACGGTGGCGGCGGTGATCGGCGGCATGGATGTGCAGCACGCCATCGTTGCCGGTGCCGGCGCGCGGCCGGTGGACTCCAACGGCAACCCCTGGACGGGCGGCTACATCACCGCCAGTGGGAACCTGCTGGCGGATTTCACTGCCAACGCCAACGCGGAAATGCAGGGCCGCCTCGCCGTTGCCCGGCTCTATCACATGACCGATGACCACGGGGTCCGGGACATGCTCTCGTTCCTGCTCGCGCGGGACACCATGCACCAGAACCAGTGGATGGCGGCGGCGAAGGAACTGCAGGCCGAAGGCGCTGAGTCGCTGCCCGTGCCGTCCAACTTCCCGATCAAGAAGGAGGAACGGTCGGTGTCCTATCAGTACCTGAACTTCTCCGACGGGAAAGCTGCCGCCGAAGGGTCCTGGGCCTCCGGACCCACGCCGGACGGTCTGGGCGAGTTCAGCTACCACGACGGCCCGACGACGTCGGCACCCATGCCGCCGCCCACCCGGGTGGACGCCCGCTACTACGGCACCACCGACCTGCCGAACATTGTGGAGAAGATCGCCGGCAGCGTTCAGGACAAGCTGCACAGGGAATAG
- a CDS encoding manganese catalase family protein, which translates to MFFHKQELQFKSTPDQPDAVFARKLQEALGGQYGEITVAMQYGFQGWNTHLPGKYRDLLFGIGAEEMGHVEMLAIMIAQLLEKAPLGITDDAVQNDPTVAAVIGGMDVQHAIVAGAGARPVDSNGNPWTGGYITASGNLLADFTSNANIEMQGRIAVARLYHMTDDHGVRDLLSFLLARDTMHQNQWTTAALELQAEGLEQLPVPSNFPLSKEHREVSYQYLNFSDGQAASQGSWASGPTPDGHGEFTYHDGPTTTAPMPPPTRVDARYYGTTDVPNVVEKAAGAAQDKMKKE; encoded by the coding sequence ATGTTTTTCCACAAGCAGGAGCTTCAGTTCAAATCCACGCCGGACCAGCCGGACGCCGTTTTTGCCCGCAAACTCCAGGAAGCCCTGGGCGGCCAGTACGGTGAAATCACCGTGGCCATGCAGTACGGGTTCCAGGGCTGGAACACGCATCTTCCCGGCAAATACCGTGATCTGCTGTTCGGCATTGGGGCGGAGGAAATGGGCCACGTGGAGATGCTGGCCATCATGATCGCCCAGCTGCTGGAAAAGGCGCCACTGGGCATCACCGACGACGCTGTGCAGAACGATCCCACGGTGGCGGCCGTAATAGGCGGCATGGATGTGCAGCACGCCATCGTGGCCGGTGCCGGCGCGCGGCCGGTGGACTCCAACGGCAACCCCTGGACGGGCGGCTACATTACCGCCAGCGGGAACCTGTTGGCGGACTTCACGTCCAACGCCAACATCGAAATGCAGGGCCGAATCGCCGTCGCCCGGCTTTACCACATGACCGATGACCACGGCGTGCGGGACCTGCTCTCGTTCCTGCTCGCCCGGGACACCATGCACCAGAATCAGTGGACCACCGCCGCCCTGGAGCTGCAGGCCGAGGGCCTGGAGCAGCTGCCGGTCCCGTCCAACTTCCCGCTGAGCAAGGAACACCGGGAGGTCTCCTACCAGTACCTGAACTTCTCCGACGGGCAGGCAGCGTCCCAGGGATCCTGGGCCTCCGGCCCGACACCGGACGGCCACGGCGAGTTCACCTACCACGACGGGCCGACGACGACGGCGCCCATGCCGCCGCCCACCCGGGTGGACGCCCGCTACTACGGAACCACGGACGTGCCGAACGTGGTCGAAAAGGCTGCGGGTGCCGCGCAGGACAAGATGAAGAAAGAGTAG
- a CDS encoding acyl-CoA dehydrogenase family protein has translation MTDSPDLLDLDSLLTAEERELRAGVRSFVDTAIRPNIARWYDAAEFPLDIVPQMAELGLLSMHLQGYGCPGRSAVEYGLAALELEAGDSGLRTFVSVQGSLAMGAIFKHGSEEQKNEWLPRMAAGTAIGCFALTEPAAGSDPGNMLTRARRDGDDWILNGSKRWIGLASVADVAVIWAMTDDGVRGFVVPTDTPGFTAAPITQKLSMRASIQCDIEITDLRLPGDAMLPKAKGLRGPFECLNEARYGIIWGAMGAARDSYEAALGYAQERLQFEKPLAGYQLTQEKLVNMALEISKGTLLALQIGRLKDAGRLQKHQISAGKLNNCREAIAICREARTILGGNGITLDYSPLRHANNLESVRTYEGTDEVHLLILGQHLTGIPAFR, from the coding sequence ATGACGGACAGCCCCGACCTCCTGGACCTCGACTCCCTCCTCACCGCCGAGGAACGGGAACTGCGCGCCGGTGTGCGGTCCTTCGTCGATACCGCAATTCGGCCCAACATAGCCCGCTGGTATGACGCCGCCGAGTTTCCGCTGGACATCGTGCCGCAGATGGCCGAACTGGGACTGCTTAGCATGCATCTGCAGGGTTATGGCTGCCCCGGACGAAGCGCCGTCGAATACGGGCTGGCGGCGCTGGAGCTGGAGGCCGGCGATTCCGGGCTGCGCACCTTCGTCTCCGTGCAGGGATCCCTGGCGATGGGCGCCATCTTCAAACACGGTTCCGAGGAGCAGAAAAATGAATGGCTGCCGCGGATGGCCGCCGGAACCGCCATCGGCTGTTTTGCGCTCACCGAGCCCGCCGCGGGATCCGATCCGGGGAACATGCTCACCCGTGCCCGGCGCGACGGCGACGACTGGATCCTCAACGGTTCCAAGCGCTGGATCGGGCTGGCCTCGGTGGCCGATGTGGCAGTGATCTGGGCAATGACGGACGACGGCGTCCGCGGCTTCGTGGTGCCCACCGACACCCCGGGGTTCACGGCTGCGCCCATCACGCAGAAACTGTCGATGCGCGCCTCCATCCAATGCGACATCGAGATTACGGATCTTCGCCTGCCCGGGGACGCGATGCTGCCCAAGGCCAAGGGGCTGCGCGGGCCCTTCGAATGCCTCAACGAAGCGCGGTACGGGATCATCTGGGGCGCGATGGGCGCTGCCCGGGACAGCTACGAGGCAGCCCTGGGCTACGCGCAGGAACGCCTGCAGTTCGAGAAGCCCTTGGCCGGGTACCAGCTCACGCAGGAAAAACTGGTGAACATGGCGCTGGAGATCAGCAAGGGAACACTTCTGGCCCTGCAGATCGGGCGGTTAAAGGATGCCGGCCGGCTGCAGAAGCATCAGATTTCCGCCGGCAAATTGAACAATTGCCGCGAAGCGATCGCCATCTGCCGCGAAGCCCGGACGATCCTGGGCGGCAACGGCATCACGTTGGACTATTCTCCGCTTCGTCACGCCAACAACCTGGAATCCGTGCGCACGTACGAAGGCACCGACGAGGTCCACCTGCTGATCCTGGGCCAGCACCTTACGGGCATTCCGGCATTCCGGTGA